Proteins from a single region of Chlamydia buteonis:
- the rpsR gene encoding 30S ribosomal protein S18: MNKPVHNNEHRRKRFNKKCPFVSAGWKTIDYKDTETLKKFITERGKILPRRITGVSSRFQGILTLAIKRARHIGFLPFVGED, encoded by the coding sequence ATGAATAAGCCTGTTCATAATAATGAACACAGAAGGAAGCGTTTTAACAAGAAATGCCCTTTTGTTTCCGCAGGTTGGAAAACAATCGATTACAAAGATACGGAAACTTTAAAAAAATTTATTACGGAAAGAGGTAAGATCTTACCTAGAAGAATTACAGGTGTCTCTTCCCGCTTCCAAGGTATTCTTACCCTAGCTATTAAGAGAGCGCGTCATATAGGGTTTCTACCTTTTGTAGGAGAAGATTAA
- the rbp7 gene encoding reticulate body protein Rbp-7, translated as MTHTITLLTTDNNTEELKQALQRITTAYSCVLGSSHEQENADQLYEVCQAESTLSVEASKIVSVAEGTLLSCCCK; from the coding sequence ATGACGCATACAATTACACTATTGACTACTGACAACAATACTGAAGAACTTAAACAAGCTCTTCAAAGGATTACCACAGCTTATTCATGTGTTCTTGGATCTTCACATGAACAAGAAAATGCTGATCAGCTTTACGAAGTTTGCCAAGCTGAAAGTACGCTTTCTGTTGAGGCAAGTAAGATAGTTTCCGTTGCTGAAGGAACCTTATTGTCTTGTTGTTGTAAATAG
- the ispE gene encoding 4-(cytidine 5'-diphospho)-2-C-methyl-D-erythritol kinase, whose protein sequence is MDLFSPAKLNLFLKLHGKTSHGFHEMTTLYQVIDFGDNLSLESSSEDSLICNLPELNTPQNLIWKSVQVFRDYTKIYSPVAWRLYKCIPVGSGMGGGSSNAATALYALNQHFQTQLSNDVLRELGKKIGMDVPLFFSLGSALGIGCGEEILPYENDRGDERYVLYFSDQAILTKDAFSYVRPEDFSNREECLSLYERNNDLEKPVFRFRRDLEEKKHMLKRIWSPFHAHVSMSGAGATLFVSYPREIETNPSIARAIHATIHNSQGLLVNSLRKYDGWFHCDNLFTTTRQ, encoded by the coding sequence ATGGATCTTTTTTCTCCAGCAAAACTCAATCTCTTTTTAAAGCTTCACGGCAAAACATCTCATGGCTTTCACGAGATGACTACCCTATATCAAGTCATCGATTTTGGAGATAACCTGAGTTTAGAGAGTAGTAGTGAAGATTCTCTTATTTGTAATCTACCAGAATTAAATACTCCTCAAAATCTCATATGGAAAAGTGTTCAGGTTTTCAGAGACTACACTAAAATCTATAGTCCTGTTGCTTGGCGATTGTATAAGTGTATTCCTGTAGGATCTGGTATGGGAGGTGGCAGTAGCAATGCTGCTACAGCACTCTATGCTTTAAATCAACATTTCCAAACGCAACTATCTAATGATGTTCTGCGAGAGTTAGGGAAAAAGATTGGAATGGATGTCCCTCTGTTCTTCTCATTAGGATCTGCTTTAGGCATAGGATGTGGCGAGGAAATCCTTCCTTACGAAAATGATCGTGGTGATGAAAGGTATGTCCTATATTTCTCAGATCAAGCTATTTTGACTAAAGACGCTTTTTCTTATGTACGCCCTGAAGATTTTTCTAACAGGGAAGAATGCTTATCTTTATACGAGAGAAACAATGATTTAGAAAAGCCCGTATTTCGTTTTCGTAGGGATCTCGAAGAGAAAAAACACATGCTAAAAAGGATATGGAGTCCTTTTCATGCTCACGTTAGTATGTCTGGAGCTGGGGCAACGCTATTTGTAAGTTATCCCAGGGAAATCGAAACAAACCCTTCCATAGCCAGAGCTATTCATGCAACTATCCACAATAGCCAAGGTTTGCTTGTAAATAGCCTACGCAAATACGATGGATGGTTTCATTGTGATAATCTATTTACAACAACAAGACAATAA
- the rpsF gene encoding 30S ribosomal protein S6, with the protein MKEKTTQLYEGAYVFSVTLSEEARRKALEKVTSGITNYGGEILKIHDQGRKKLAYTIRGAREGYYYLIYFTVVPGVIAELWKEYHLNEDLLRFLTLKTDAVKEVLEFASLPE; encoded by the coding sequence ATGAAAGAAAAAACAACCCAACTGTACGAAGGGGCGTATGTATTTAGTGTTACTCTCAGTGAGGAAGCTAGACGTAAGGCTTTGGAGAAGGTAACTTCAGGCATCACAAATTATGGTGGCGAGATTCTAAAAATTCATGATCAAGGACGCAAAAAATTAGCGTATACTATTCGTGGAGCTAGAGAAGGTTACTACTATCTTATTTATTTTACGGTAGTTCCTGGAGTGATAGCCGAGTTATGGAAAGAGTATCATCTTAACGAAGATCTTCTCAGATTCTTAACCCTTAAAACTGATGCAGTTAAAGAAGTTTTAGAATTCGCATCATTACCAGAATAA
- a CDS encoding putative Na+/H+ antiporter: MILPQYSSSLKTGAALLFFFSILHTFLTPWLFRQCQLYQHKKMVFPERWKKYLWLSEFYRLVSRVELVFVLWAAPLFLWFLYSEGYRVTMSYFNSRNYVFSLFIVIMLILLESRPIVYFSERVFSNIAKIGKQSPRCWWWTLMIASPLSSVLLKETGAMIIAATLLVRNFYKFSPTPRFAYATMGLLFANISIGGLTSALSSRALFIILPSVKWGNSFVLKYFCWKAIIAILLSTTIYYLIFRKEFNNFPKVVRNPSMMNERVPKWIICVHIILVGSVILARSVPLLMAAILIFYLGFQKFTIFYQHAINLSKVCFVGLFYAGLVIFGELQEWWVLELMHRMSDFGYMITSYTLSIFLDNALVNYLVHNLPVATDCFLYLVIAGCMSAGGLTIVSNMPNIVGYLILRPSFSSSSLSLGWLFLFALGPSIISLMTFWFLRDIPEFIYCFFR; this comes from the coding sequence ATGATTTTACCTCAATATTCTTCGTCATTGAAGACAGGAGCGGCTCTACTTTTTTTCTTTTCTATACTGCATACATTTCTTACGCCTTGGTTGTTCAGACAATGTCAACTTTATCAACATAAAAAAATGGTATTCCCAGAAAGGTGGAAGAAATATCTTTGGTTGAGTGAATTTTATCGATTAGTGAGTAGGGTAGAGCTAGTTTTCGTTCTCTGGGCAGCTCCGCTATTTTTATGGTTTCTCTATTCTGAAGGATATAGAGTGACTATGAGTTATTTCAATAGTAGGAATTACGTATTTTCCCTATTTATTGTGATTATGCTCATTCTTCTTGAATCTCGACCTATAGTATACTTCTCAGAACGTGTTTTCTCAAACATTGCAAAAATAGGTAAGCAGTCCCCACGGTGTTGGTGGTGGACGCTGATGATCGCCTCGCCATTGTCTTCCGTCCTTCTGAAAGAGACAGGAGCTATGATTATTGCTGCGACTTTGCTAGTTAGGAATTTTTACAAGTTTTCTCCAACCCCACGTTTTGCTTATGCAACAATGGGATTGTTATTTGCTAACATCTCTATCGGAGGATTAACTTCAGCATTATCTTCTAGAGCTTTGTTTATTATTTTACCCTCAGTGAAATGGGGAAATAGCTTTGTTCTAAAATATTTCTGTTGGAAAGCGATAATCGCTATCCTGTTGTCGACAACTATCTATTATCTCATTTTCAGAAAGGAATTTAATAACTTCCCTAAGGTAGTGAGAAATCCCTCTATGATGAATGAACGTGTGCCAAAATGGATTATTTGTGTGCATATCATTCTTGTGGGCTCTGTTATTCTTGCAAGATCGGTTCCACTGTTAATGGCAGCTATCCTAATCTTTTATTTGGGATTTCAGAAATTTACAATTTTCTATCAACATGCGATTAACCTTTCTAAGGTATGCTTTGTAGGATTATTTTATGCAGGTCTGGTGATTTTTGGAGAACTCCAAGAGTGGTGGGTGTTAGAGCTCATGCATAGAATGTCAGATTTTGGTTATATGATCACTTCATATACCTTATCCATATTCTTAGATAATGCCTTAGTGAATTACCTTGTGCACAATCTTCCGGTGGCTACAGATTGCTTCCTGTACCTCGTTATCGCTGGGTGTATGTCTGCGGGCGGATTGACGATTGTTTCTAATATGCCAAACATCGTGGGATATCTTATTCTGCGGCCTTCATTTTCATCGTCATCATTATCTTTAGGATGGCTATTCTTATTTGCCCTAGGCCCATCCATTATTTCTTTAATGACTTTTTGGTTTTTAAGAGATATCCCTGAATTTATTTATTGTTTCTTTAGATGA
- the pth gene encoding aminoacyl-tRNA hydrolase produces the protein MTSLIVAIGNPGRQYIWTRHNIGFLCVDRLVQQFPGVHFKEAPKLFSDIAKVESSQGSMVFIKPRTYVNLSGKAVLAVKGYYNIATDRILIIADDVNQPFGNVRLRQSAGGGGHKGIKSITQSLGSNNYWQLRLGIGRPQRENVELSDFVLGQFTEEEQIGIQSLFIEASALFSQWCSGAQTA, from the coding sequence ATGACTAGTCTGATTGTTGCCATAGGGAATCCGGGGCGTCAATATATATGGACGCGTCATAATATAGGATTCCTATGTGTGGATAGGCTAGTTCAACAGTTTCCCGGAGTACATTTTAAAGAAGCTCCGAAATTATTTTCTGATATTGCCAAGGTAGAATCGTCCCAAGGGTCTATGGTGTTTATAAAGCCTAGGACTTATGTTAATTTAAGTGGTAAGGCTGTTTTAGCAGTTAAGGGATATTACAATATTGCAACAGACCGCATTCTAATTATCGCTGATGATGTGAACCAACCATTTGGTAACGTTCGTCTTCGCCAAAGTGCTGGTGGAGGCGGTCACAAAGGGATAAAAAGTATCACACAAAGCCTAGGTTCGAATAACTATTGGCAGTTGCGTTTGGGTATAGGTCGACCTCAAAGAGAAAATGTAGAGTTGTCGGACTTTGTTCTCGGGCAGTTTACTGAAGAAGAACAGATTGGAATACAATCCTTATTTATCGAGGCCAGTGCGTTATTTTCTCAATGGTGTTCTGGGGCTCAAACAGCCTAG
- a CDS encoding 50S ribosomal protein L25/general stress protein Ctc — MELVVTSRETDKKSLLKKIRQTGGIPAVIYSGGKSLANIVVDAHVFSKFLSSLESGALSSTIFSLSYEGRTIKALVKDIQYQVTSYRVIHLDFEELIEDRDVKLNIPIRCVNAVDCVGVKLGGSLRQVIRALRVVCKPKDIVPYLELDVRSLGLSQTRKLSDIQIPAGLRPITPLKEVVVTVSRR; from the coding sequence ATGGAGCTCGTAGTTACAAGTCGCGAGACTGATAAAAAATCTTTGCTTAAAAAAATTCGTCAAACAGGAGGTATCCCTGCTGTTATTTACTCTGGCGGAAAGAGCCTAGCAAATATTGTTGTTGATGCTCACGTGTTTAGCAAATTTTTATCTAGCCTAGAAAGCGGTGCGCTATCTTCTACAATTTTTTCTTTATCTTACGAAGGTCGTACGATTAAGGCCTTGGTTAAAGATATTCAATATCAAGTGACCTCATATAGAGTGATCCACCTAGATTTTGAAGAACTTATAGAAGATCGTGATGTGAAATTAAATATTCCAATTCGCTGTGTGAATGCCGTGGATTGTGTTGGCGTAAAATTAGGCGGATCTTTAAGACAGGTTATCCGTGCTTTACGTGTCGTATGTAAACCTAAAGATATTGTTCCCTACTTAGAATTGGATGTCCGTTCACTAGGGTTGTCTCAGACAAGAAAGCTTTCGGATATTCAAATCCCTGCAGGGCTTCGACCTATTACTCCTCTTAAGGAAGTTGTTGTAACAGTATCTAGAAGATAA
- a CDS encoding 1-acyl-sn-glycerol-3-phosphate acyltransferase → MHFSTYLLEAFGNQSLPESLYQQFQIYHQNYIDAATRKCSLEKAEELCLQWLKIVIEDLKEPFIFPPYHKKIRSPVDLFDFGKQFFSVLVDDEQSKIYNLHHLDHIQEFIKRKDNVILLANHQTECDPQLMYYALGKTHPELLENMIFVAGDRVTSDPLARPFSMGCDLLCIYSKRHINNPPEQKEEKLHHNQKSMKTLKTLLNEGGKFIYVAPAGGRDRKTRDNLLYPAEFQPESVEMFRLLTKASGRPSHFYPFALKTYDILPPPPTVEDTIGEYRAIFFAPIRFSFGEEILLDHLCSEDELSQSDKHSQRALRSKKAFSILTQLYEEL, encoded by the coding sequence ATGCATTTTTCTACCTATTTATTAGAAGCCTTTGGCAACCAATCCTTACCTGAGTCCTTGTATCAGCAGTTTCAGATTTATCATCAAAACTATATCGATGCAGCGACAAGGAAATGTTCTTTAGAAAAAGCAGAGGAATTGTGTTTGCAATGGCTAAAAATTGTCATCGAAGATCTCAAAGAGCCTTTTATTTTCCCTCCATACCATAAGAAAATTCGTTCACCGGTAGACCTATTTGATTTCGGCAAACAATTTTTTTCAGTACTTGTGGATGATGAGCAATCTAAAATTTATAACCTTCATCATTTAGATCACATTCAAGAATTCATCAAGCGTAAAGATAATGTAATTTTGCTTGCCAATCACCAAACAGAATGCGACCCCCAACTGATGTATTATGCCTTAGGGAAGACCCATCCTGAACTGCTAGAAAATATGATTTTTGTAGCAGGAGATCGTGTAACCTCCGATCCTTTAGCTCGTCCTTTTAGTATGGGCTGCGATTTATTATGCATTTACTCCAAACGCCATATCAACAATCCTCCAGAGCAAAAAGAAGAGAAACTTCATCATAACCAGAAAAGCATGAAAACATTGAAAACTCTACTCAATGAAGGAGGCAAATTTATTTATGTAGCCCCTGCAGGAGGTAGAGATAGGAAAACGAGAGACAATCTTCTTTATCCTGCCGAATTTCAACCTGAAAGTGTAGAAATGTTTCGATTACTCACCAAGGCATCAGGGAGACCTTCTCATTTCTATCCATTTGCATTAAAAACTTATGACATTCTTCCACCTCCACCAACAGTAGAAGATACTATTGGAGAATACAGAGCCATTTTCTTTGCTCCGATTCGTTTTAGCTTTGGTGAAGAGATTTTATTAGACCATTTATGCTCTGAAGACGAGCTTAGCCAAAGTGATAAGCATAGCCAACGAGCATTGAGATCAAAAAAGGCATTTTCTATTCTAACACAGTTGTACGAGGAATTATAA
- the pgsA gene encoding CDP-diacylglycerol--glycerol-3-phosphate 3-phosphatidyltransferase, producing MGLPNYLTFSRLFITPIFMLLYLKGKWLGITPVVLPYVLLALLGLSELTDAIDGYIARKFSQVTDLGKLLDPMADSIYRISLYLTFTQPPVNFPLILVFIFLARDSVISTLRTVCAFRGVVLAARASGKLKAILQGISFLLILLAMIPHSLGMISERDLELFASVVGSIVAIYSVCSGAEYFWVNKNHMLQRAKSKTNDHTKEL from the coding sequence GTGGGACTGCCTAATTATCTAACTTTTTCCCGGCTATTTATAACGCCAATTTTCATGCTGCTCTATCTTAAAGGAAAGTGGCTGGGGATTACCCCTGTGGTTCTTCCCTATGTTTTACTAGCTCTTTTAGGCCTCTCGGAGCTTACTGATGCTATCGATGGCTATATAGCTAGAAAGTTTTCTCAGGTTACTGATTTGGGGAAACTTCTTGATCCTATGGCCGATAGTATTTATCGAATTTCTCTATATCTCACATTTACTCAACCTCCGGTAAATTTTCCCTTAATTCTTGTGTTCATTTTTCTCGCTAGGGACTCTGTAATTAGTACATTACGTACTGTATGCGCTTTCCGAGGGGTTGTACTAGCTGCTAGAGCGAGTGGGAAATTAAAGGCTATTTTACAGGGTATAAGCTTTTTATTGATTTTGCTCGCTATGATCCCTCATTCGCTGGGAATGATTTCTGAGAGAGATCTAGAGCTTTTTGCTTCGGTAGTTGGGTCTATAGTGGCTATCTATTCCGTATGTTCAGGAGCTGAGTATTTTTGGGTGAATAAGAATCACATGCTACAAAGGGCAAAGTCTAAGACAAACGATCACACCAAGGAATTATAG
- the glgA gene encoding glycogen synthase GlgA produces the protein MKIIQASVECAPFIKAGGLGDVVYSLSKALSINHDVEILLPFYPFLFPVFSSQVLDEQVFSYNFLGRQNATATSYEHEGMTLTVITLDSQSELFSTSTIYTEDDTLRFSAFSAAAAAYIQKLDKVDVVHMHDWHVGLLAGLLKEPNLPSYPKRIFTIHNFSYRGYCSTQLLGASEISDFGLSNYQLFRDPSTSVLLKGALYCSDFITTVSPSYAQDILNDYSDYEIHDAIMSRRHVFRGILNGIDENIWNPETDPALVVRYGTNLLESPDILFTKKEENRISLYEKLGLSLEYSPLMCVISRIVEQKGPEFMKAAILHAMENSYALVIAGTCYDQETQRQFTNLQESLTTSPNIRIILDYNDPLVRLIYGAADMICIPSHFEPCGLTQLIGMRYGTVPLVRSTGGLADTVATGVNGFTFSHTDNFNDFFHMLSQAVSTYRHEPDVWFQLIEEGMLRPSGLTTMATHYLEIYNSLV, from the coding sequence ATGAAAATCATACAAGCTTCTGTAGAATGTGCTCCTTTTATTAAAGCTGGTGGACTGGGTGATGTTGTTTATAGTTTATCGAAAGCATTATCTATCAACCATGACGTTGAAATCCTACTCCCCTTCTATCCTTTTCTATTCCCTGTGTTTTCTTCTCAAGTGCTTGATGAACAAGTTTTTTCTTATAACTTTTTAGGAAGACAAAATGCGACCGCCACCTCCTATGAACATGAAGGGATGACTCTTACTGTGATTACACTGGACTCACAATCGGAGCTTTTCTCAACGTCGACTATCTACACCGAAGATGACACGCTACGTTTCAGTGCTTTTTCTGCTGCTGCTGCTGCATATATTCAAAAATTAGATAAAGTAGATGTTGTGCATATGCATGACTGGCACGTAGGACTTTTAGCTGGACTGTTAAAAGAACCTAATCTTCCTAGCTATCCAAAAAGAATTTTCACAATTCACAACTTTAGTTATCGAGGCTATTGCAGTACACAATTGCTTGGAGCATCTGAAATTAGTGATTTCGGATTGAGCAATTACCAATTATTTAGAGATCCGAGCACGAGTGTCCTACTCAAAGGAGCCTTATATTGTTCTGATTTTATTACTACTGTATCTCCTTCATATGCTCAGGATATACTCAATGATTATTCGGATTATGAAATACACGATGCCATTATGTCTAGACGTCATGTTTTCCGTGGTATTTTGAATGGTATAGATGAAAATATTTGGAATCCAGAAACAGATCCTGCTTTGGTTGTGCGTTATGGTACGAATTTACTTGAGTCTCCTGATATTCTATTTACAAAGAAAGAAGAAAACAGAATCTCCCTATATGAGAAATTAGGGCTGTCTCTTGAATACTCTCCTTTAATGTGTGTAATCTCAAGGATTGTTGAACAAAAAGGTCCTGAGTTTATGAAAGCTGCTATTCTTCATGCTATGGAAAACAGCTATGCTCTAGTCATTGCAGGCACATGCTATGATCAAGAAACGCAAAGACAATTTACCAATTTACAAGAATCTTTAACAACTTCTCCGAATATTCGAATTATTTTGGATTATAATGATCCCCTAGTACGCTTAATTTATGGTGCTGCGGATATGATCTGCATTCCTTCACATTTCGAACCTTGTGGACTTACACAACTTATTGGAATGCGCTATGGAACCGTGCCTCTAGTTAGATCTACTGGGGGTCTTGCTGATACCGTTGCTACGGGGGTCAATGGTTTTACTTTTTCCCATACTGACAACTTCAATGACTTCTTTCATATGTTATCCCAAGCAGTTTCTACCTATAGGCATGAACCTGACGTGTGGTTTCAACTTATTGAAGAGGGCATGTTACGACCATCAGGACTAACAACGATGGCTACCCATTACTTAGAGATCTATAATTCCTTGGTGTGA
- a CDS encoding insulinase family protein, giving the protein MKWKALFVTLLISVSVTSCKQSSKILPDHCPLKVFTPSIANQKTAKIICPNGLQLLIISHPGISNSGAALAVKTGNSSDPQGFPGLAHLTEHCIFLGNVKYPDSDGFSHFLSNNNGVYNAYTSSYTTSFLFSIKNSAFIEAIDQFVHLFIHPLFRQEDIDREKNAVHQEFSMHLNQDLRRVHRIQQLIAPKGHPLQRFGCGNASTLAQVQSQDMHKWFNQHYHPENMIAVIHTAEPIEKAIKVFPKIFARIPSKKNYQNYTRSSGDDHLSSGKLYINAAVEPTASMQVYWHLYNTSQAPTGCYAALSYILNHEATDSLVYLLKEEKLITELDSGFYKTSDNTVSFTIYYQLTEKGEQEYSKVLLHTFEYLHQIQKQGIPEHCLKDITTINTLEYCYSSKTNLFKTLQEQISDLIDEDLITYPYHSLVYPKYSSEEEQSILKTLSDPSQARYVLSTKNPKNWQEALQHHDMIFDMVYYEKSLPDLIAYQQADSKGCMALPQPNIYIPKNIEVANVSKTDTEEFPFLPRLAYQDKGLTFYYCEDNFYTTPKLTINLRMRSPKISRKNIRSLIATDLCSLAINENLVKQYYLAAQAGLSFSTSLHGDGLNLEITGYNTTAPILLKSILSSFKPSIDKDKFDMQKQQLLEMYQRKISECPIRAGVDQLWSYTLHDVYSYQEKLASLKTMDFEEVENFVKSLFNQLHVDALVLGPPSKKQEQELISIVKDFSSCYPQYDADCFYYQRQEQEISNIKIDYPLSGNAMLLVLQDRHSSSIDHVVATEMMFKWLNHIAFSHLRTEQQLGYVIGACYHEPLLCPAGILYIRSSAYTPQELVMKTKAFIQNVAASVEDFGMSESYFSDLKDAYIKNITNPTYSLESMGSALFSLAFEKASVQFSLPNEKIAAAKNMNYTNFKVYCQEFLNQKLGSEIPVYIHGKEC; this is encoded by the coding sequence ATGAAGTGGAAGGCACTATTCGTTACCTTACTTATATCTGTATCAGTAACGTCGTGCAAACAATCTTCAAAGATACTTCCTGATCATTGCCCACTAAAAGTTTTTACCCCCTCCATAGCAAATCAAAAAACAGCAAAAATCATCTGTCCAAACGGACTTCAGTTGCTAATAATTTCTCATCCAGGGATTTCTAACTCAGGAGCTGCTTTAGCAGTGAAAACGGGGAATTCCTCAGATCCACAAGGTTTTCCTGGACTAGCACATTTAACAGAACACTGTATCTTTCTAGGAAATGTAAAATATCCTGATAGCGACGGGTTTTCTCACTTCCTAAGTAACAACAATGGAGTATACAACGCCTATACTAGTTCCTATACAACAAGTTTCCTATTTTCTATAAAAAATTCAGCATTTATTGAAGCTATTGATCAATTTGTGCATTTATTTATCCACCCTCTTTTCCGTCAAGAGGACATTGACAGAGAGAAAAATGCTGTACACCAGGAATTTTCTATGCATCTCAATCAGGATCTTCGTCGTGTACACCGCATTCAACAACTTATTGCTCCTAAAGGACATCCTCTACAAAGATTTGGATGTGGAAACGCTTCCACGTTAGCGCAAGTTCAATCTCAGGACATGCACAAATGGTTTAATCAGCATTATCACCCTGAAAATATGATAGCAGTCATCCATACAGCAGAACCTATAGAAAAGGCGATCAAAGTCTTCCCCAAAATCTTTGCGCGAATTCCCTCTAAGAAAAACTATCAAAATTATACTCGGTCTTCTGGTGATGACCACCTCTCATCAGGGAAACTTTACATAAATGCTGCGGTGGAGCCTACAGCAAGTATGCAGGTCTACTGGCATCTATATAATACCTCTCAAGCTCCTACAGGCTGTTATGCCGCCCTTTCTTATATCTTAAATCATGAAGCAACTGATAGTCTTGTCTATCTATTAAAAGAGGAAAAACTCATTACAGAGTTGGATTCTGGATTTTATAAAACCTCAGACAACACAGTGAGTTTCACAATATACTATCAGCTCACTGAGAAAGGTGAACAAGAATACTCTAAAGTACTGCTCCACACTTTTGAATACTTACATCAAATCCAAAAACAGGGTATTCCTGAACACTGTCTAAAAGACATTACTACTATTAATACTCTAGAGTATTGCTACAGCTCAAAAACTAATCTTTTCAAAACTCTTCAGGAACAAATTTCAGATCTTATTGACGAAGATTTAATCACATATCCCTATCACTCGCTTGTTTATCCCAAATATTCCTCTGAAGAAGAGCAGAGTATTTTAAAAACGCTTTCAGATCCCAGCCAAGCGCGTTATGTGCTATCAACAAAAAATCCTAAAAATTGGCAAGAAGCCCTACAACACCATGATATGATTTTTGATATGGTCTATTATGAAAAGTCCTTACCAGATCTAATAGCCTACCAACAGGCTGATTCAAAAGGATGTATGGCTTTGCCGCAACCGAATATTTATATTCCGAAAAATATTGAGGTCGCGAACGTATCTAAAACAGACACAGAAGAATTTCCTTTCTTACCTAGATTAGCTTATCAAGATAAGGGTCTTACCTTCTACTATTGCGAGGACAACTTTTATACCACACCTAAGCTCACCATAAATTTACGAATGCGTTCTCCCAAGATTTCTAGAAAAAATATCCGCTCCTTAATAGCTACGGATTTATGTTCTCTTGCTATTAACGAAAATCTTGTTAAACAATACTACCTAGCAGCTCAAGCTGGCCTTTCTTTCTCTACTTCTTTACATGGAGATGGGTTGAATTTAGAAATTACTGGATATAATACTACGGCCCCTATCTTACTGAAGTCTATTTTATCTTCTTTCAAACCTTCTATAGATAAAGACAAGTTTGATATGCAGAAGCAACAACTTCTAGAAATGTATCAGAGAAAGATTTCAGAATGTCCTATACGTGCAGGGGTGGATCAACTGTGGTCTTATACACTACACGATGTGTACTCTTATCAAGAAAAGCTTGCCTCTCTAAAAACAATGGATTTTGAAGAAGTAGAAAACTTCGTAAAAAGTCTATTTAACCAACTACATGTTGATGCTTTAGTTCTTGGACCGCCATCAAAAAAACAAGAACAGGAACTAATATCTATAGTTAAGGATTTTTCGTCTTGCTATCCACAATATGATGCCGACTGTTTTTACTATCAAAGGCAGGAGCAAGAAATCTCCAATATAAAAATAGATTATCCCTTATCAGGAAACGCTATGTTGTTAGTTCTTCAAGATAGACATTCCTCTTCCATAGATCACGTTGTTGCTACAGAAATGATGTTTAAATGGCTAAATCACATAGCCTTCTCTCATTTGCGTACAGAACAACAATTAGGCTACGTTATAGGGGCATGTTACCACGAACCTCTACTATGTCCTGCAGGGATATTGTACATCCGTTCTAGTGCTTATACTCCTCAAGAGTTGGTAATGAAAACAAAGGCTTTCATCCAAAATGTTGCTGCCTCTGTAGAGGACTTTGGTATGTCAGAGTCATATTTTTCTGACTTAAAAGACGCCTATATAAAAAATATCACTAATCCTACCTATTCCTTAGAATCTATGGGATCGGCATTATTTTCGTTAGCCTTTGAAAAAGCGTCTGTACAATTTTCACTACCTAACGAAAAAATTGCCGCCGCTAAAAATATGAACTACACGAATTTTAAAGTTTACTGCCAGGAATTTCTCAATCAGAAATTAGGATCAGAAATTCCTGTATATATTCATGGAAAAGAGTGTTAG
- the rplI gene encoding 50S ribosomal protein L9, producing the protein MKQQLLLLEDVEGLGRSGDIVTARPGYVRNYLLPKQKAVIAGAGTLRLQAKLKEERLLRAAADRVESEKLAEILKGIVLEFQVRVDPDNNMYGSVTISDIIAEAAKKNIVLTRKNFPHAHYAIKNLGRKNVPLKLKEDITATLIVEVSSESSYVAVLNPQPSQEQTAAEELN; encoded by the coding sequence ATGAAACAACAACTACTTTTACTAGAGGATGTTGAGGGTTTAGGCCGTAGTGGCGATATTGTAACTGCACGTCCTGGGTATGTTCGTAACTATCTTCTGCCTAAACAGAAAGCTGTTATAGCAGGAGCTGGAACTTTAAGGTTGCAGGCTAAATTGAAAGAAGAACGGTTGCTCCGTGCAGCTGCAGATAGAGTAGAATCTGAAAAATTAGCAGAAATTCTTAAAGGTATCGTTCTTGAGTTTCAGGTTCGTGTAGATCCGGATAATAATATGTATGGTTCCGTCACAATAAGTGATATTATTGCCGAGGCGGCTAAGAAAAATATTGTTCTTACACGTAAGAATTTCCCTCACGCTCATTATGCGATTAAAAATCTTGGAAGGAAAAATGTGCCTTTAAAACTAAAGGAAGACATAACCGCAACTTTAATAGTTGAAGTGTCTTCTGAAAGTTCGTACGTTGCCGTTCTTAATCCGCAACCGTCTCAAGAACAGACAGCTGCTGAAGAATTAAATTAG